The Episyrphus balteatus chromosome 3, idEpiBalt1.1, whole genome shotgun sequence genome segment TATTCTTTTATCAAAGAATAAGAtaagtaaaatacatttttaagaagaacttggtttaaattcatttcatgGACTACTTTGACATCATTCTctttgtgtacctattctgatgaaacaaaaaaataactcagtttttcgatgtgaaatgctttgtcatagagaaacaagaaaaataaccacacgttttgaattatttttttttctgattctgctaacatcttaaacaatgacttgacataaaaaaattattatttttcctacactgtaagaaaaaaacgaatactgaacatttgaaaagttgtgtacctattctgatgaaaaggagtgtataatgtaattttttcttcatttttgttcaattttttgacgaaattattaggtttttcaaaaactttggcaaacttttcgaatatttgtattctatgttgtgttttggtttcacagatccttttatataattttttcaactaaaaattatttttattaatttttcgcgtcgttttttttctaaatttataaatgcaattttgtagagcgttcaattttatacaagaaaatgattaaatctagcctttttgatgaaccattaaaaagttataaaattccaaactcaaaaatacaatctttcccatgtaaatcatatgggaaatagatttacttatagcgttttcgtttgggaattcttagaagcgtccgggactgtccgatccgcaatgccaaacgatcagagttagatactttttttttattctgaagtttgggtttctttgtatttgtgaaacatcaaatgcgaacgtctgatgaaagttttgttttgtttattttttttttattatcattaagttatctatttttgttttctttctccacattattttaatatagttaaaagtttaaagaataacaaagaatgacatttcattactttgacgtcttaagtgttaacatgtgtgcgtgattctggttttgattctgtctcaaaattcggaatcgattttcttttcttttcagaattagaactgtcattgagtgccaaacgatcagtttcagaatcgttcgggagaattccggacagtcccggacgaccaaacgaaaacgctataaatgttaatattaagggctgaaacttttacagtattttttttttcgtcatttccaacaatattttcaataatgctttgaacaaaaaaaaaatttattttttgaatcagtctaatgtacataatgtatatattaatttcttttttatcaaataaaacttatttataaaattgtgggttttaattcaaatttgtaggGCTGTTTTTTGAGAAACCAAGCAATAACAAAAGTAGACAGTGGGCGGATTTTGCTTAAACcactttcaatttgtttttcttgtttgcAAAAGATTGTTAAAACTAccatttacaaatttaaaacccaTGACGGAgggtttcttttataaaataccTACATCAAAAAAGCTGCTGTTTCTGATTCGTGCGTCACTCTATCTCTTTTCTGAATAACTTTGATATCTGTTCTATAGATTATCATAAACTCTATGAAGAGTCTTACGCCGGATAAATTAGGATGCACTTATTTATGACAATGGTACTCTTAAGGGCTTTGTCCATTCCTCATAAGAGGCAgtacccctgaaaaaaattaatattatacgTTGAATGCTGGATTTTAACCTATGTCTTGACATTCCATAGCACTCAACATCGATCCACGGGATacgaataagaaaataaaatagtaatagtaattTAAGTCTAAACTACAaaccaaaatattttgtgttaATTAACTTTATTCAAACCCttatacaaaaaactaaaaaggctTAAAACGccttttcttcttcaaaatttcaatcttaCTCTTGTCCTCTTCGAACTTCTTTCTCAAACTGACAACATTTTGCATCTTTGCCTCACGAATTTGAAACGTATAAAAGTTCTTCAATTCTCTATTCTTCCGACCTCTTTCGATCTTCTCTTCCAACCGATTTACAACCGATTCCTTCTGCTCGAAACCTGAATTACGTCCTTGTTTGCCCACCGTCACCCAGCCGTCATTGTCTGCCGCCGAATTACGTTCATCTTGGAGTTTTTTCTTCTCTCGTTTGTCATATGCTTCCATGTATTCATCAATAATTGGTTGAATTTTCTTGTCTTTAAGGAAACTACTTGCGTAATCctttttccatttttgtatTCCCGATACGACAAGTGTATTTCCAGATTCATCGAATAAATCAATTGAATCTAGCTTCAAAGCCTTCGAAACACTGTCGGtgtttttgaaaacaacaaaTGCAACTTTAAAAACACAAGGAATACGATTCAAAGTGAAGGGACAAGGTTGTTCCCATTTCTTGCTTTCCTCGCGACCAGGTTGTTCGGAGAAACGAACCGAAGTCACTTCGCCGATTTTACTAAAGCAGGTTTTTAAATTATGTTCACTTACATATGGAGGTATGTTTAGGAGAAATAGAGTTCGGCCTTTGGGTTTATTTGGATCTACTTGTCGAATAAAGTGCTCCCGCACGTACGCAACATGAGaatttgttgaattttcagTTAACCGAATAGGAAGAACTGAAATTATATAATTGTTAGTGCATTCTGTAAGTAGGTTATAAATAATTAATGTTTAATTACCTTTATAGCCATTTATTTCGggcatttttcaatttaaattttttttatttttaagaaaatttgtaaacaaaaacaaactttcttCTACATGTGCTTTGTAAAAATGGCTGCTAATTTTGACACTGACAGTTAGTGCGTTCAGCGAACACTTGAAAAATTAGATGTgtccatatttatttatttctttaacaaAAGATTTATAAGGCCGGATGACACTATATTGTTTGGTAAGACCACACAAATTCAGAAGGTCTGAGAAAAcagcaattttttatttgatgtatTAAACTTGGAGTTATAGGTTCAAATATTTGCACCGTTGttcaatgttttttattttataccttATTATGGATGACATAGCTGAAatatcccaactaacatttgTGCTTCCGACTTTTGAACCAAAAGGGTTATTATTGCACCTAAAAAGCTAGTGTATTACCCACAGTAAGAAATTATCAGTAAACgctgatatttatttttctacgAAATAATTTCTAAGGAGTATCTTATAGTTGGATTATACGTTAGTTGGGaagtgtttgatttttattcacacttaaaaatgtttaagtgcgttaatgtaattattttttgtgttaaatagttaaaataaaatataaaaacagttaaaattgGTGTAAAGTTTTAAGTATTTCTCTTTTACACtattacggccatattattcactagtttaaaaaatacatctagaTGTAAAGatattaaaatgtcaaaaataaatccaaatccataatattcactatcacatagagaaaaaaattgtcatttttaactattttttaactattttcatagttaaaatcgggataactactttggatttatttttgacatttgacatccatccagatgtattttttaaactagtgaataatatggccgttagcaTCAACAAAGCTGCTCGGATAAACTTGGTTTATAAATATAAgttaacattaaaataaaagacaatataaatgcaacacaattttatttcttttttatttttcctcctTTTATAACTCCTCCATCACTTTTTATTTCTCGTCCACTCGTTTGTTGATAAGAAACTTCACAGGAGTCTTACAGTGTACTTCTTCGCACACTTATAGGATCGAATATAACTTTCGGCTATCTATGAGAAACTTTACAGGAGTCTTACATTGTACTACTAATAGGTTTAATAGGAAAAAAGGTCACTTTTTTATCCTAATGAGGGTtatatgagtcttttaggtgTGAAATTTATCATGACGAGAAGGTTCTCATCATCGTTATAAAAGCGAAATTTTTAGTTGGGAAGTattcgtgcgacccagtggaagattttatttatgtatgaaCTTCGTTCCGATTCGCATAAACCTACTGGTTAGGcgtttgaaaaatcaccgtgtagccggGCACAAACACTTTTTTAAGTATGTTGTTTTCCAATTTGTAAATTGTTAGGCCGCTTGCCTTtgggcctggctacacagtgttgtgcccaatcacgttccaattcacattttctaggaacaaacgtcaaaaagaggaaaatcctcacccctcttgcctacaaactaactggttaggcgattgaaaaatcaccgtgtagcccggcACTTTGGAGGTGATAGAGACTACACATGACAAAATGTAGAGCTAGTACTATACTCTAGAGATTCTTACTCATGATTCTACCACTTTCAAAGtaaaggcttgaccacaccggaacgggtaaatgtatgaaaaatattccaaaCTGAAACATAAATGTTGAGGTGTGGAGTTTTGTTCTATAATTACCCGTACCACTACGGCATACCTTTCCTTGATATTAACACACATTCGATTTAACCTTGAAAAAAGTCCTGAACTGCctgcaaaaaaatattcatacatACATCAAGATTAATTCTGAAAACTAAGCTCTGTTTAGTCTAGTATTCTTTGCATATTTTTCTATAATAAAGGCCTTGAgtttttaaaacgaaaaagaCATCAacacttaaattgttttgtttttatttttatttaaaagatctTAGATGAACTATCACaacaaaaggttttttttaattttttaatgaattatatgAGTTAATTTATCTTAAACATTTAGAACtaacatttaaacattttacctATTAGATGCCAGTGTTGCCTATTTGGCAATTTGTTGCTTGTGAAATTTGatgcaacaaattttaattaattcaaaaactccAATTCAATATAAAATAGTGTTCCCGCCAAAACAAATAGCCAAAAAGTATAGATAACGACAACAAATTGCCATGCAGACGCTTgacttgatatttcaaaaaactagtgccttattatattgctttttttatttgttgcatGTCCTGCAGTCTCAATGATAATTTATGACTCTGGATAGCGACAATAGGAAGAACTTTCAATTAGTTCATGAGGAATCCAATCTTCATACAAAGGCAAACGATTTTTCAATGTTTCCACTTCACGAAGAATTCTCACAACATTGCCACCTATAAGTTTTTTAATGGCAGCATTTCCCCAAACTCTGTCCCGGGCTAATTCGGCAAGAAGAAATGCATAACTTTTAGGAGCACCGCTTAGACCGATGTGATCTACTCCTGCAATCTTGCGGACATAATTAATGGCTTTTATAGCCTCACGAACACCCAAAGAACGTTCACCGCATTTTTCCATATTGAGCATGATAAC includes the following:
- the LOC129915275 gene encoding ribosomal RNA-processing protein 7 homolog A, whose amino-acid sequence is MPEINGYKVLPIRLTENSTNSHVAYVREHFIRQVDPNKPKGRTLFLLNIPPYVSEHNLKTCFSKIGEVTSVRFSEQPGREESKKWEQPCPFTLNRIPCVFKVAFVVFKNTDSVSKALKLDSIDLFDESGNTLVVSGIQKWKKDYASSFLKDKKIQPIIDEYMEAYDKREKKKLQDERNSAADNDGWVTVGKQGRNSGFEQKESVVNRLEEKIERGRKNRELKNFYTFQIREAKMQNVVSLRKKFEEDKSKIEILKKKRRFKPF